A part of Podarcis raffonei isolate rPodRaf1 chromosome 12, rPodRaf1.pri, whole genome shotgun sequence genomic DNA contains:
- the LOC128423855 gene encoding uncharacterized protein LOC128423855, with product MFSSAAERDKWAPRFDSPPSTSAVAAAQASATGRKRKANFSNDETETLVWNVVRHFSALYGSESFRAHPVRRKQLWTQIQSRVNFLGYTERSIDDLKHKWRDLRLDVKKKITAKRPPPVHRPGAPHKPRLTPLEKMVASTFLQPTHDSEPEIVLDPEIFFPGAFKQSFVALQPGLNHPSIYIDTNGQPSSLPDVEGSLVPRVGVRSPDPSSMLCEYSRGEGQSSSAESGPELRTPEMSAMSPQLRNESLVSYASEEEDQDGPEAEGRMSLHAALEARLSAEEDLKLSGRQAAMLIRRCNSQGSAASLPEDALSHADAHSDWDHEGGTDVPALGHSLDASRPEEEEAASQAAETGSLARGLLGPAWEKHEEEQHSRSPLHTGALTEESLPSSASPHADQAPAPRALPRGMGCSRRREGGRETWRTNIRRLMDMEDQWDQLYHQELAMWQEERAQQRDERARDRELQFRLLGVLTDIRDELRYLRQERAVARQDRAAARQERASQTVAPAAHASSPPKPEAAPPEAAPDCTPLFFPLKAEGGLSGPHPGSVGRGEAARARRSPHGVSRRGRGRPRGSTSKHRRMFVPSS from the exons ATGTTTTCCTCCGCGGCCGAGAGGGACAAATGGGCACCTCGCTTTGACTCTCCCCCTTCCACTTCCGCCGTCGCCGCAGCCCAGGCCAGCGCGACAGGCCGGAAGAGGAAAGCTAACTTCTCCAACGACGAGACGGAGACCCTGGTCTGGAATGTAGTGCGGCATTTTAGCGCTCTGTATGGGTCGGAATCCTTCCGGGCTCACCCCGTCCGCCGGAAGCAGCTCTGGACCCAGATCCAAAGCCGCGTCAACTTTCTCGGGTATACAGAGCGCTCCATCGACGATCTCAAACACAAATGGCGAGACTTGAGGCTGGACGTCAAGAAAAAGATCACGGCCAAGAGACCGCCCCCGGTGCACCGGCCAGGGGCGCCCCACAAGCCCCGCCTCACACCCCTGGAGAAAATGGTGGCCTCCACTTTCCTGCAGCCCACGCATGACTCAGAGCCTGAAATCGTCTTGGACCCAG AGATTTTCTTCCCTGGAGCGTTCAAGCAGTCCTTTGTAGCTTTGCAACCGGGCCTCAACCACCCCAGTATCTACATTGACACCAACGGGCAGCCCTCTTCTCTCCCTGACGTGGAAGGCTCCCTGGTGCCTCGCGTGGGGGTCCGGAGCCCCGACCCCTCCTCTATGCTTTGCGAATACAGTCGAGGCGAAGGGCAGAGCAGCTCAG CCGAATCGGGACCAGAGCTACGGACCCCGGAAATGTCCGCAATGTCCCCCCAGCTCCGAAACGAATCCCTCGTCTCCTACGCTTCTGAGGAAGAGGATCAGGACGGCCCGGAGGCGGAGGGCAGGATGAGTCTCCACGCGGCGCTGGAAGCTCGGCTGTCGGCCGAAGAAGACCTGAAGTTGTCCGGCCGGCAGGCTGCGATGCTTATCCGCAGGTGCAACTCTCAGGGGTCGGCCGCCTCCCTGCCAGAGGACGCTCTCAGCCACGCAGACGCCCACTCAGACTGGGACCATGAGGGGGGCACTGATGTCCCCGCCCTGGGCCACTCCCTTGACGCCTCTCGGCCGGAAGAAGAGGAGGCGGCCAGCCAGGCCGCAGAGACGGGCTCCTTGGCCCGGGGGCTTCTGGGGCCTGCGTGGGAGAAGCATGAGGAGGAGCAACACTCCCGGTCTCCTCTCCACACCGGGGCCCTGACCGAGGAGTCCCTGCCATCCTCTGCTTCACCTCACGCAGACCAGGCGCCCGCCCCGCGGGCCTTGCCCAGGGGGATGGGGTGTTCCCGCCGGCGCGAGGGTGGCCGGGAGACCTGGAGGACTAACATCCGGCGGCTGATGGACATGGAGGACCAATGGGACCAGCTGTACCACCAGGAGCTTGCCATGTGGCAAGAGGAGAGGGCCCAGCAGCGAGACGAGCGGGCCCGCGACAGGGAGCTCCAGTTCCGGCTCCTGGGGGTCCTCACCGACATCCGGGATGAACTGCGGTACTTGCGGCAAGAGAGGGCCGTGGCGCGGCAGGACAGGGCCGCGGCCCGGCAGGAGAGGGCGTCGCAAACGGTCGCACCGGCGGCACACGCCTCCTCTCCTCCAAAACCCGAGGCAGCCCCTCCAGAGGCGGCCCCCGACTGCAcccctctcttcttccctctTAAAGCCGAAGGGGGCCTTTCTGGACCGCACCCGGGGAGCGTCGGCCGGGGGGAGGCGGCCAGGGCGAGGCGGAGCCCTCACGGCGTCTCCCGCCGGGGCCGGGGCCGTCCGCGCGGCTCCACGTCCAAGCACAGAAGGATGTTTGTGCCCAGCAGCTAG